AATCTTACCTTTCCTATCATCGATTCCACATACAAACAAAGTATGACTAAATTAGCTTATTGAAACATAAAATGATTAGTCTTGTACTTATACATTATATGAGAACTATGCATCCATACTAGATCCAACCGTGATATCTCAAATCTAAGGATCCAAAGTACATCAATATAATCCTATAATCATAGATCATATATTAAAAGTTCATGTGATTCATTATAATTGGCCACATTCGTAAAGCAGTTCCTTAACCGTTAATTCACCTTAATACTCTAGTGATATGAGTTTGATATTATCCACACTAATATCATCCTATGATATTTAACGTAATAGTTAGTATGTCTACTATGCAATGTCATTGCCTAATTGACATCACGTACATAATGGAAAATTCGATGAGTTGATCTTTACAATATTCATATCATCCAGACACTTaacatatatacaatttatttaataagaaaataaatcaataaatgaaaattgaagCAATATGCGAATGTGAAGAAAAAgaactctttcttttattattacctGGAAATTATTAGAAAACTAAATATCCTGAAATTGATAACATGATTGGTTTCTAGGACATATACTAACACTAAGCTCACAACTTAGATGAAAAATCTATGGGATGGGCTCACAAATTGATTCAAGTTGAGTCAAGGCAGCCTGAACTCggtaaatttataaaaatgagcTTATAAATAAGCCCAAGCCATAAATCATTGTAGCATTGACATTATTTATTTGAGCTCAATTTGAgctattttgtttgaattgaaagTTGAGTTTGAGCTAGCTTGGATCAAATTCATCCTTACTAGTGAAGTAAAGTATACATaatgatttaatattacttattaagggaataaaaaattaggttaaatttGAGCTTCACTccaaaatgacgtcattttgaaGTTTACTTACtccaaaacgacatcgttttctAATTTACTAGCTTGAGTCCGACCCACAACTCAAAGAAAAAATCTATGGGATGGGCTCGTGATTTGATATGAGTCAAGGTGAGCCCAATTTAAATTcggtttatttataaaaacaagcTTATAAATAAGCCCAAGGTATAAATCATTCTAGGATCATCTTTTATCTATAGTTTAATCTAAGCTACAAGCCGAACTTAAGCCAGCTGAGATAGAATAAAATTCCAATTGTGAAGTATTGTACACAAAGTGGTAAAATATTACTCACTGATTACTTATTACTCAtctaaaatcattttaattatagatgcctaattttaaagtatttttttcaatttgaaaataggtGATTGAAAAGCTAATAAATAAGGCTAAAACACAactaaaattcattatttagaTCCCGAAGTCAATTTTACCTACCCATAGTCTTAGAGTTCATACCAATCTTTCAGTCAATtgatattaagaaaaattaaatccacttgtattattgtaaaaatattcaATTGCATGACGTCTGAtctatttcttataaatatattgCAGAATCAACCCTATGCCTTCGTCAAATAAATACACCACAACAACTTTGTATCAAACATTGGagcaaaattattcaaaaccaTGGTTGTTGGAACACCAAATCCTTCAAAGTTGAAATATATTTACgatttttacatataaaattttattattttgttcgGTACAAGAGAAGACCTTGTGCTAAACCAATAAACCCGTAAATTTTAGGATCTACACCTCCTACAAATTCAGTCGAatcaaatcctaaatttgaCCTTGAGCATTGCAACATCGTAAATTTTAGGATCTACACCTCCTACCAGTTCAGCCACCTATATTCACAatggtttgaattaaattatcatcTTGAACATCTTCTGCCTAAACCTGTTAACGAATATTAAAAGCAGAGAAATTCACATTGAAATTGCcgaaaattttagaattaagttaattaaatttttggcGTCAGATGGTTTGGTCTGACCAATTCCATAAATTGACCCTTCAATCATCCGCGTCTCTCTTGTTGGTATATGTTTGAACAAGTCACATGCCCTCCAACACTAAAACCTGAAATcctcaaattaaacaaatgttATTCAACAATCaagtgtattttttaaataaaacaaagaatGCTTTCACAACGATTGACTTAAttcatgtaaatataaaatattgtaaagaCAAAAGAAATTTTCACCTAAACTAAGCTACCCAACCTTCAACCTCTATTATAAATACTCACAATATTAACATCATTCGGCACACAACACTCGTTTTATTTCCTTAGCAAATATTATACTTATTAGTCCTTTCTCAGCTTGCTTGCATAGAAAAACAGCAATGGTGAGCGTTCAGGAAGTTCTCAAAGCTCAACGTGCCGAAGGCCCAGCCACCGTCATGGCAATCGGAACGGCAACTCCTCCCAACTGTGTTGATCAAAGCACCTATCCCGACTATTATTTTCGCGTCACCAACAGTGAACACAAAACGGAGCTTAAAGAGAAATTCAAGCGCATGTGTAAGTCATCCTATCTTATATTCCATccatcatctttcttttttaatttgccTTCTTACTTCAGCATGTATATAGCTAGtacaaggtttttttttaaggatttttttctTCGTTTTAATATTGTTTGGTAAATTTAGTAtacttgtttttaataatttagtattttagcttttaaaacttttaattgatctaattttttcatatacatttcAGGTGAAAAGTCTATGATCAAAAAACGATACATGTACTTGACTGAGgagattttaaaagaaaacccaAGTATTTGTGAATACATGGCTCCTTCATTGGACGCCAGGCAAGATATGGTGGTAGTTGAGGTCCCAAAGCTTGGCAAAGAAGCTGCCACCAAGGCCATTAGAGAATGGGGTCAACCCAAATCCAAAATAACTCACTTGGTGTTCTGCACCACTAGCGGTGTTGACATGCCTGGTGCTGACTACCAGCTCACTAAGCTCTTGGGTCTTCGTCCTTCTGTTAAGCGTTACATGATGTACCAACAAGGATGCTTTGCTGGTGGCACGGTTCTTCGCCTTGCCAAAGACTTGGCTGAGAACAACAAAGGTGCTCGTGTCCTAGTAGTGTGCTCAGAAATTACTGCTGTTACTTTCCGTGGTCCTAGTGACACCCATCTTGATAGTCTTGTGGGTCAAGCCTTGTTTGGCGATGGTGCAGCCGCTGTCATTGTTGGTTCTGACCCTGTTCTCGGAGTTGAGAAGCCCATGTTTGAATTAGTTTCTACTGCGCAAACAATATTGCCTGACAGTGACGGGGCTATTGATGGACATCTTCGTGAAGTTGGGCTTACATTTCACCTCTTGAAAGATGTCCCGGGGCTTATTTCAAAGAATATCGAGAAGAGTTTGGTTGAGGCATTCAAACCTTTGGGTATCTCTGATTGGAACTCCCTTTTCTGGATTGCACACCCTGGAGGACCTGCAATTTTGGACCAAGTCGAACTCAAATTGGGGCTTAAAGAAGAGAAATTACTTGCCACAAGACATATTCTTTCTGAGTATGGTAACATGTCAAGTGCATGTGTCTTGtttattttggatgaaatgAGAAAGAAATCGATTGAAAATGGATTCAAGACCACAGGAGAAGGTCTTGAGTGGGGAGTTCTATTCGGATTTGGACCTGGGCTTACTGTTGAAACAGTCGTTCTTCACAGTGTTGCTACTGCTTAAAAACTTTGTTTGTTGTATTGGAACTTCTCTATCCTTgaccttttcttttaatttttctcaaaagATGTATGGTATAACCAAATGTAATTCTATCACGAAAATACCACTGAAATTGCTATTCTAATGAATGAAttatttacaattaattatgtaattacatttCGAACTCTAGAATTCCAAAAAATTAACGACAATCTTCGCAAACTTCACAAAGTGTTATGGTATCCGATGTCACATGTGGTATGATTGACAGTCAAAACCTTCTCCCATCAACAAAATGCCAAACTCTGGTCTTTCATACACTAATCATGACACTTGATTAATATTTCGATGATATCGACAAATCAATGATAGTGACTTACTGTTCAACGATAATAGAAATTGTCTTGGCACATAGACTACTGTTCAATTGTGGGCATGGTTAGCTCTTTACATCTtcctaaatataataattaagtgGACTGAGACATCTtcctaaatataataattaagtgGATTGAGAAATGGGAAATCCTATTCCATTCCGTTAATTTGTTCGCAAAGTAAACAACCCATCACGGTTCTTTAAcacttgcttttctttttatgaatttcttttaaCCCACCCACTTCACTTAAGCGACGACTAGCCCATTGCCCTAAAACAGTAGCTACAATAGCCACTGCATTAATTTACAGCGTAAATGATTGCTCCCCAATCTGGGTTTTACCTTTCCTGATCGATATTGCCCTTTCTGCTTGCTTTTATTGATTTTGCATTATGGTATTTGGTTTTTTATTGCTTGTGCTTGAAggattgatttttaattaatggggtttttttctatttttgttctgATTTTCTGTTTGGGAAGCAGAGTTTAATCAATGGACCTTCAAATTAATGATGATTAGTGTAGACAAATGAGATAGAGACTGACAGAAGGCTTGGAGACCAAGTTCCAAGTTGTGGATGAGATATTGAGATTATGAGGGTGAGAATCCGTTCTTTTGACTTTTAATCTAAGATAGAGGATCCTGATAAAGGCTTAGTGTTTCATTTACATTGCCCATCTAGACATGTTAGTCAAGACTATTGCAACCTCTGAGCATACATAAGTGGAAATGAGAGCACATAGGGATGGGCTTCTAAAAGTTCAAAAAGGGTACAATGTACTTTGTGTAATAGTGGGTCAACTTTCCAAGTCAATTCATTTCCATCCAATCATGGATACAACCTCCACGGATTAGCTTAGATAGATTTATATTCGAAAAGTAGTCAGATTACATAGAGTGCCCCACACCATAGTTTTTGATCGAGATACGAGGTTCACGTCTACCCTATAAAGGCGTCTAAAACGATCCTTCGACACGAATTTGGCCTTTAGTACTACTTATCATTTGCAGACTGAAGAACATATGAAGAAGACAAATAAGATCATTAAAGATATATTTCAAGCATATTACATGGATCACAAGGCTAATTGGGCTGAGATTATGTCATTAATGAAGTTCCCCTACAATAATAGTTAAAGATGATGATTAAGATGGCATTTGTTTTTATGATTTGGGTGAGAGAGCTACACTTAAGCAAACACTTGGGCTGGAGATATtctagaaaatgacaaaagatATTTGGTTGATCAGATAGAAAATAAAGCGAACTCATGTGACCAAGGTGTTGATGTTAGTTAAACCAAAGCCCAACCGACAAAGTGCTATGTGTACTAGTAGTAGTAGACATATGGGATGTCGTTTTGTATGTTTTCACATGGCATCGAGATACTGAGATCATGATGGCATCTAATTGATATCGTGAGCTTAGGACTAGTCATCTGAGAAGATAGTGCCAATGGATACTAGGCATGAGTGTGTCATACTTTAGTTAGATAGGCATCTAAGATACCGGAAAACATCCAAGAGTTAACCACACATGATTAGTTCCAATTAGCTTAGGAACACTAGATCATTCGTTTTGTGCTTAAGGTGACAAGAGATCACCTGTTTACTGAGTGTTATAATACTTGCAAGCTCATCTGTTTGTCTTTTTGCAAGTAGGCGAGGTGAGTAGCAAGACATGCAAGGAGCCAATAGTCTAGCTAGACGAAGGGCATATTAGTCAACtttgtttatatttgatttattgtaTTGGATTTATATTTTGGACTTAAGTATGATGAGTATGCACTTTTTAGTTATGGATTTGTATTCCAAACACTGATTGTGTTTTGATTGGAGATGTTTCAATTGAGTTATTTTATTCA
Above is a genomic segment from Mangifera indica cultivar Alphonso chromosome 3, CATAS_Mindica_2.1, whole genome shotgun sequence containing:
- the LOC123210201 gene encoding chalcone synthase 1-like, with the protein product MVSVQEVLKAQRAEGPATVMAIGTATPPNCVDQSTYPDYYFRVTNSEHKTELKEKFKRMCEKSMIKKRYMYLTEEILKENPSICEYMAPSLDARQDMVVVEVPKLGKEAATKAIREWGQPKSKITHLVFCTTSGVDMPGADYQLTKLLGLRPSVKRYMMYQQGCFAGGTVLRLAKDLAENNKGARVLVVCSEITAVTFRGPSDTHLDSLVGQALFGDGAAAVIVGSDPVLGVEKPMFELVSTAQTILPDSDGAIDGHLREVGLTFHLLKDVPGLISKNIEKSLVEAFKPLGISDWNSLFWIAHPGGPAILDQVELKLGLKEEKLLATRHILSEYGNMSSACVLFILDEMRKKSIENGFKTTGEGLEWGVLFGFGPGLTVETVVLHSVATA